Proteins from a genomic interval of Orbaceae bacterium lpD02:
- the ubiE gene encoding bifunctional demethylmenaquinone methyltransferase/2-methoxy-6-polyprenyl-1,4-benzoquinol methylase UbiE has product MSIKPDGKNTNNNQETIDFGYQQVPTQDKEKRVADVFNSVADKYDVMNDLMSFGIHRIWKKITIEYSGVRQGQTVLDLAGGTGDLTAKFSKLVGDNGLVILADINQSMLKVGRDKLRDKGLFKNIEYVQANAEELPFADNTFDCITISFGLRNVTNKDKALSSMWRVLKPGGRLLILEFSKPEYKLLSKAYDLYSFTMLPLIGKLVANDSDSYRYLAESIRMHPDQVKLKQMMNDAGFRDVQYHNMTGGIVALHIGFKF; this is encoded by the coding sequence ATGTCAATAAAACCAGATGGAAAAAATACGAATAACAATCAAGAAACCATTGATTTTGGTTACCAGCAGGTCCCAACACAAGATAAAGAGAAACGTGTTGCCGATGTGTTCAATTCCGTTGCCGATAAATATGATGTAATGAATGATTTAATGTCTTTTGGCATTCATCGTATTTGGAAAAAAATAACTATTGAGTATAGTGGGGTTCGGCAAGGACAGACTGTATTAGATTTAGCAGGCGGAACAGGCGATCTAACAGCTAAATTTTCTAAACTTGTTGGTGATAATGGTTTAGTCATACTCGCTGATATTAATCAATCGATGTTAAAAGTAGGGCGGGATAAATTACGTGACAAAGGTCTATTCAAAAATATTGAATATGTGCAGGCCAATGCTGAAGAGCTTCCGTTTGCGGATAACACCTTTGACTGTATCACGATTTCATTTGGTTTACGTAATGTTACCAACAAAGATAAAGCATTAAGTTCTATGTGGCGGGTATTAAAACCAGGTGGGCGTTTACTTATTTTAGAATTTTCTAAACCAGAATATAAACTACTAAGTAAGGCCTACGATCTTTATTCTTTTACCATGTTACCTTTAATTGGCAAATTAGTCGCTAATGATTCAGATAGTTACCGTTACCTTGCGGAATCAATTCGTATGCATCCCGATCAAGTAAAGCTCAAGCAAATGATGAACGATGCTGGCTTTAGAGACGTGCAATATCA